One Candidatus Omnitrophota bacterium genomic region harbors:
- a CDS encoding NAD-dependent epimerase/dehydratase family protein: MDLKGKKILVTGAEGFIGSHLTEALIGLGCDVKAMVLYNFMGSYGWLETACSAGDAGPDVFMGDVRDINSVREAMKGVDVVFHLAALIGIPYS, from the coding sequence ATGGACCTTAAGGGTAAAAAAATACTTGTTACAGGGGCGGAAGGTTTTATCGGCAGCCATCTTACGGAGGCTCTTATCGGGCTGGGATGCGACGTAAAGGCGATGGTGCTATATAATTTCATGGGGTCATACGGCTGGCTTGAAACTGCCTGCAGCGCGGGGGATGCCGGACCGGATGTCTTCATGGGGGACGTACGCGACATCAACTCCGTGCGGGAGGCCATGAAGGGCGTGGACGTGGTGTTCCATCTCGCGGCGCTTATAGGGATCCCCTACAGTTA